A stretch of Cloacibacillus sp. DNA encodes these proteins:
- the rpsJ gene encoding 30S ribosomal protein S10 encodes MLAKKIRIKLKAFDHRVLDASATQIADTAQRTGARVSGPVPLPTEVNRFCVLTSPHVDKDARDQYEIRTHKRLIDIIDPTQKTMEALMELNLPSGVDIQIKL; translated from the coding sequence ATTTTGGCAAAGAAAATCCGCATAAAACTGAAGGCATTCGACCACCGCGTACTTGACGCCTCCGCGACTCAGATCGCGGACACGGCGCAGCGTACCGGAGCCAGAGTATCCGGCCCCGTGCCCCTTCCGACAGAGGTAAACCGCTTTTGCGTGCTAACCTCACCGCATGTCGACAAGGACGCGCGTGACCAGTACGAGATCAGGACGCATAAGCGCCTGATCGATATAATCGACCCAACGCAGAAGACAATGGAGGCTCTTATGGAGCTGAATCTGCCCTCTGGTGTTGATATACAGATCAAGCTCTAA
- the rplC gene encoding 50S ribosomal protein L3, with protein sequence MSMGILGRKVGMTQVFDENGKAIPVTVVEAGPCTIVEIRTPEKNSYSAVQLGLGDVKPVRLTKPMKGYFEKQSVAPRRWLREFRVDDTKDYQVGQEITVSLFQNGDVIDVTGVSKGKGYAGVIKRHGFGGTPASHGHSVTHRHPGSIGCSSFPGRVMKGRRMAGHMGSERVTTKNLKVFGIDEENNLLLIEGPVPGAKDGLVMIRKTA encoded by the coding sequence ATGAGTATGGGGATTCTGGGCCGCAAGGTAGGGATGACCCAGGTCTTCGACGAAAACGGCAAGGCGATACCTGTGACAGTAGTAGAAGCAGGGCCCTGCACGATCGTTGAAATCCGGACACCTGAAAAAAACAGTTACAGCGCAGTGCAGCTCGGTCTCGGAGATGTGAAGCCCGTCAGGCTGACAAAGCCGATGAAGGGTTACTTCGAGAAACAGAGCGTAGCGCCCAGGCGCTGGCTGAGGGAGTTCCGCGTGGATGACACGAAGGACTACCAGGTGGGACAGGAGATCACCGTTTCTCTGTTCCAGAATGGTGACGTTATCGACGTCACCGGCGTAAGCAAAGGTAAGGGATACGCGGGCGTTATCAAGCGCCATGGCTTCGGCGGGACACCGGCGAGCCACGGACACTCGGTTACGCATCGTCACCCCGGTTCAATAGGATGCAGCAGCTTCCCCGGCCGTGTAATGAAGGGCCGGAGGATGGCGGGTCACATGGGCAGCGAGCGCGTCACCACCAAGAACCTCAAAGTTTTTGGTATTGACGAAGAGAACAACCTTCTTCTCATCGAAGGTCCCGTTCCCGGCGCTAAAGACGGCCTTGTGATGATCCGCAAGACTGCTTAA
- the rplD gene encoding 50S ribosomal protein L4: MPVIKEVNFKGEVIGEMTLSDAVFGAPVHVPAMHQVVVAHLANCRVGTHNTKDRGDVRGGGKKPWRQKHTGRARAGSSRSPIWVGGGVAHGPHPRDYHQKVNKKVRRIALRSALTLKAQADNMLIIESFGIEAPKTKTMLEFLSAVQSGKKPLLVLHETNMPVVKSAANIPGVYVQHVDSVNVYDLLNHDQLIATPEAIKKLEEVFA, encoded by the coding sequence ATGCCTGTAATTAAAGAGGTAAATTTTAAAGGCGAAGTTATCGGAGAGATGACTCTTTCCGATGCGGTCTTCGGAGCCCCGGTCCATGTGCCGGCCATGCACCAAGTTGTGGTCGCGCATCTGGCTAACTGCCGTGTTGGAACTCACAACACGAAAGACCGCGGAGATGTCCGCGGCGGCGGTAAAAAGCCCTGGAGACAGAAGCATACAGGTCGTGCCCGCGCCGGCAGCTCACGCTCGCCGATTTGGGTAGGCGGCGGAGTGGCCCACGGTCCTCACCCGCGCGATTACCACCAGAAGGTCAATAAAAAGGTTCGCCGCATCGCGCTTCGCAGCGCGCTGACGCTCAAGGCTCAGGCGGACAACATGCTGATCATCGAAAGCTTCGGAATCGAAGCCCCGAAGACAAAGACGATGCTTGAATTCCTCTCTGCAGTGCAGAGCGGCAAAAAGCCCCTTCTTGTCCTTCACGAGACGAACATGCCTGTCGTAAAGTCAGCCGCGAACATTCCCGGCGTCTATGTGCAGCATGTCGACAGCGTAAACGTTTACGACCTTCTTAATCACGATCAGTTGATTGCAACTCCGGAAGCAATTAAGAAGCTCGAGGAGGTATTTGCATAA
- the rplW gene encoding 50S ribosomal protein L23 produces MNAIAYDIIVRPVITEKTSRQMEMGQYTFEVLPKANKIEIRKAVEEVFKVKVVKVNTIQVRSKPKRMGAFLGRSRSWKKAVVTLAAGEKIAFFEGAGA; encoded by the coding sequence ATGAACGCGATCGCATATGATATAATAGTCCGGCCCGTCATAACGGAGAAGACAAGCCGTCAGATGGAAATGGGACAGTATACCTTTGAAGTGCTCCCGAAGGCCAATAAGATCGAGATCCGCAAGGCCGTCGAAGAAGTATTCAAAGTCAAGGTTGTCAAGGTAAATACGATCCAGGTCCGTTCAAAACCGAAACGGATGGGCGCCTTTTTGGGTCGTTCTCGCTCTTGGAAGAAAGCAGTCGTAACGCTCGCAGCGGGCGAAAAGATAGCATTCTTCGAAGGCGCGGGCGCCTAG
- the rplB gene encoding 50S ribosomal protein L2, with amino-acid sequence MGIKKFRPTTPSRRQMATPDFSEITKAKPERSLVASLSQSAGRNNNGRVTMRHRGGRGRIKYRIVDFKRDKFGVPGKVAAIEYDPNRSARIALISYKDGEKRYILAPIGLNVGDSIVAGEGSDIRPGNALKLKDIPVGTVIHNVELEPGRGGVLVRSAGVSAQLMAKEGKYAFVRMPSGELRLILLECMATVGQVGNEEHENVVFGKAGRTRWLGIRPHIRGMIQNPVDHPMGGGEGKSKSHKHPVSPWGTPAKGYRTRKRKPSDKFIVRRRKK; translated from the coding sequence ATGGGAATTAAGAAATTTCGTCCCACTACGCCCAGCCGCCGTCAGATGGCGACGCCCGATTTCTCTGAGATCACAAAGGCGAAGCCGGAACGCAGCCTGGTAGCATCGCTGTCGCAGTCAGCGGGACGCAACAACAACGGGCGCGTCACAATGCGCCACCGCGGCGGTCGCGGAAGGATCAAATACCGCATAGTCGATTTCAAGCGTGACAAGTTCGGAGTGCCCGGCAAGGTCGCGGCGATCGAATACGATCCCAACCGTTCAGCACGCATCGCGCTCATTTCCTACAAAGACGGTGAGAAGAGATATATCCTTGCTCCCATCGGCCTTAACGTAGGTGATTCAATAGTAGCCGGAGAAGGTTCGGACATCCGCCCCGGAAACGCCCTTAAACTTAAGGACATTCCCGTCGGTACGGTCATCCACAACGTGGAGCTCGAACCCGGACGCGGCGGAGTATTGGTCCGTTCAGCAGGCGTTTCAGCTCAGCTCATGGCCAAAGAGGGCAAATATGCCTTCGTGCGTATGCCTTCAGGCGAACTTCGTCTCATCCTGCTTGAGTGCATGGCGACGGTAGGCCAGGTAGGCAACGAAGAGCATGAAAACGTCGTCTTCGGTAAAGCGGGCAGAACTCGCTGGCTCGGGATTCGTCCGCATATTCGCGGTATGATTCAGAACCCTGTCGACCATCCTATGGGCGGAGGCGAAGGCAAGAGCAAGTCGCACAAGCATCCTGTCTCACCGTGGGGTACTCCGGCAAAGGGTTACCGTACCCGCAAGCGTAAGCCGTCGGATAAGTTCATCGTCCGCCGCCGCAAGAAGTAG
- the rpsS gene encoding 30S ribosomal protein S19, translating into MARSLKKGPYVDAKLLRRVENMNDSGKKIVIKSWARACSITPEMVGHTIAVHNGRIHVPVYISDNMIGHKLGEFAPTRKFGGHAGQERSTKVKK; encoded by the coding sequence ATGGCTCGTTCACTAAAAAAAGGACCCTACGTAGACGCGAAGCTTCTTCGCAGGGTAGAGAACATGAACGACTCAGGCAAGAAGATCGTTATAAAGAGCTGGGCCCGCGCCTGCTCGATCACGCCTGAAATGGTCGGACACACAATAGCTGTGCACAACGGCCGCATTCATGTTCCTGTTTACATCAGCGACAATATGATAGGACATAAGCTCGGTGAGTTTGCGCCTACCCGTAAGTTCGGCGGACACGCCGGACAGGAACGCTCCACAAAGGTAAAGAAGTAG
- the rplV gene encoding 50S ribosomal protein L22 → MEVKASAKQIRISANKVRRVLALVRGKSASEALLILKYTPNKPAKYAEKVLQSAVANAEHNHGLDMDKLIVKTATADQGAYMKRFRPVSMGRAHAFRHHTCHITMVVCEK, encoded by the coding sequence ATGGAAGTAAAAGCATCGGCAAAGCAGATCCGTATTTCTGCAAACAAAGTCCGCAGAGTCCTTGCGCTCGTCAGAGGTAAAAGCGCCTCTGAAGCGCTCTTGATTCTTAAATATACTCCGAATAAGCCGGCAAAATATGCTGAGAAGGTCCTGCAGAGCGCGGTAGCGAATGCAGAGCACAATCACGGCCTTGACATGGATAAGCTCATCGTCAAGACAGCCACGGCTGATCAGGGAGCGTACATGAAGCGTTTCCGCCCCGTATCAATGGGCCGCGCTCATGCGTTCAGACATCACACGTGCCATATAACTATGGTCGTGTGTGAAAAGTAA
- the rpsC gene encoding 30S ribosomal protein S3, with translation MGQKVHPVGYRLGVIYDWESRWYADGKKYAKYLHKDLELRNWIKKRWAQAGVSRVEIERIGDVMRFTVWTARPGVVIGKQGAEIQAVREELQAMTGNRVMINIQEMKNPDVEAQVVAEGVASSLERRISFRRAMKQSIFRAMKSGAKGIKIQCAGRLGGAEIARTEWYLEGQLPLSTLRADIDYGFAEAHTIYGVIGIKVWIYKGEVMERKPIFDTEPAAKERG, from the coding sequence GTGGGTCAGAAAGTTCACCCGGTAGGTTATAGACTTGGCGTTATCTACGATTGGGAATCCCGCTGGTACGCTGACGGAAAGAAATATGCGAAGTATCTGCACAAAGACCTCGAGCTCAGAAACTGGATCAAAAAGCGTTGGGCTCAGGCGGGCGTAAGCCGTGTAGAGATAGAGCGTATTGGCGATGTCATGCGTTTCACAGTTTGGACCGCCCGGCCTGGTGTTGTAATTGGCAAGCAGGGAGCAGAGATACAGGCAGTTCGTGAAGAACTTCAGGCGATGACCGGCAACCGGGTAATGATAAATATCCAGGAAATGAAGAACCCGGACGTTGAGGCGCAGGTAGTTGCCGAAGGCGTTGCATCTTCACTGGAGCGCAGAATCAGCTTCCGTCGCGCAATGAAGCAGTCAATCTTCCGCGCGATGAAATCAGGAGCGAAGGGCATCAAGATCCAGTGCGCAGGCCGCTTAGGCGGTGCTGAAATCGCGCGCACGGAGTGGTACCTTGAAGGCCAGCTCCCCCTGTCAACACTGAGAGCCGACATCGACTACGGCTTCGCAGAGGCTCATACCATCTACGGAGTTATCGGCATCAAGGTGTGGATATACAAAGGCGAGGTAATGGAGCGCAAACCGATCTTCGACACCGAGCCCGCAGCAAAGGAGAGGGGGTAA
- the rplP gene encoding 50S ribosomal protein L16: MLAPKRVKYRKPHLTALRGYSKGAVKVDFGEFGLQACENGWISARQIEAVRVAISRKMKKGGKIWIRIFPDRPVTEKPLETRMGKGKGNVEYWTAAVKRGRVMFEIAGVPRDVAEQAFRTASFKLPIKVKMLTREGAGE, translated from the coding sequence ATGCTTGCACCGAAAAGAGTAAAATACCGCAAGCCTCACCTTACAGCTCTCCGCGGTTACAGCAAAGGCGCCGTTAAGGTAGATTTCGGCGAGTTCGGCCTTCAGGCCTGCGAAAACGGATGGATCTCAGCGCGTCAGATCGAGGCAGTCCGTGTAGCGATAAGCCGTAAGATGAAAAAAGGCGGAAAAATCTGGATAAGAATTTTCCCTGACCGTCCGGTCACGGAGAAGCCGCTTGAAACACGTATGGGTAAAGGAAAAGGAAACGTGGAATACTGGACAGCAGCGGTAAAGCGCGGCCGCGTCATGTTTGAAATAGCAGGCGTACCCCGTGATGTTGCTGAACAGGCATTCCGTACTGCATCGTTCAAACTGCCCATCAAGGTAAAAATGTTAACCCGAGAGGGAGCAGGTGAATAG
- the rpmC gene encoding 50S ribosomal protein L29 encodes MDPKELRDLSVSELKDKHKQFKEELFNLRFQNAIGQLKNSGRIKDVKKTIARILTVITEKEMGIDNSGARR; translated from the coding sequence ATGGATCCCAAGGAACTTCGAGATCTCAGCGTATCTGAGCTAAAAGATAAGCACAAGCAGTTTAAGGAAGAGCTGTTCAACCTCCGTTTCCAGAATGCGATCGGACAGCTTAAAAATTCAGGAAGAATCAAAGACGTCAAAAAGACAATCGCCCGCATCCTTACGGTCATCACCGAAAAAGAGATGGGCATTGATAACTCAGGAGCAAGGAGGTAA
- the rpsQ gene encoding 30S ribosomal protein S17 — translation MEERKAHRKVRTGIVVSDKMEKTIVVRLDRMAKHGLYGKPVLRSKKFMAHDESNNCRIGDKVMIGETRPLSANKCWEVLEIIERAPILGATEEEDQ, via the coding sequence ATGGAAGAGCGCAAAGCACATCGTAAAGTCCGTACCGGAATAGTGGTCAGCGACAAGATGGAAAAGACCATCGTCGTTCGCCTGGACCGTATGGCAAAGCATGGCCTCTACGGCAAGCCTGTTCTTCGTTCAAAGAAGTTCATGGCTCACGACGAGAGCAACAACTGCCGTATCGGGGACAAAGTAATGATAGGTGAGACCCGCCCCCTGAGCGCCAACAAGTGCTGGGAAGTCCTCGAGATAATCGAGAGAGCCCCGATACTCGGCGCAACGGAAGAGGAGGACCAGTAG
- the rplN gene encoding 50S ribosomal protein L14: protein MIQLRTVLNVADNSGAKKILCVQVRGGSFRKVGTIGDVIVGAVREAAPNGNIKKGDVVKAVIVRTKKEIRRKDGSYVRFDDNAAVVIDANGDPKGTRIFGPVARELREKKYMRIVSLAPEVV from the coding sequence ATGATACAGCTGCGTACAGTACTTAACGTAGCCGACAACTCCGGCGCGAAAAAGATCCTCTGCGTACAGGTCAGAGGCGGCAGCTTCCGTAAGGTCGGCACCATCGGCGACGTAATCGTAGGCGCCGTGCGTGAAGCGGCCCCTAACGGAAACATCAAGAAGGGCGACGTCGTAAAGGCCGTCATCGTAAGGACGAAAAAGGAGATCCGCCGCAAGGATGGCTCCTATGTCCGCTTCGACGACAATGCGGCCGTAGTCATTGACGCCAACGGCGACCCCAAGGGAACACGTATTTTTGGCCCTGTGGCCAGGGAACTGAGAGAAAAGAAATATATGCGAATCGTCTCTCTGGCGCCCGAAGTTGTATAG
- the rplX gene encoding 50S ribosomal protein L24 has protein sequence MSKMRIKKGDRVRVISGKDAGKEGKILSRDVQKDRVVVEKVNFVTKSVKPTQKDPRGGLVKKEAAIAASKVMLVCPKCGKATRVSRAFLDDGKKVRICKQCGEIIDKA, from the coding sequence ATGTCTAAAATGAGAATCAAAAAGGGAGACCGCGTACGCGTCATCTCCGGAAAAGACGCCGGTAAAGAGGGAAAGATCTTAAGCCGCGACGTTCAGAAGGACAGAGTAGTAGTTGAGAAGGTAAACTTTGTCACAAAGAGCGTCAAGCCGACACAGAAGGATCCCCGCGGCGGCCTCGTCAAGAAGGAAGCAGCTATCGCCGCTTCAAAGGTAATGCTTGTCTGCCCGAAGTGCGGCAAAGCGACCCGCGTTTCACGCGCCTTCCTTGACGACGGCAAGAAAGTCCGTATCTGCAAACAGTGCGGCGAAATCATTGATAAGGCATAA
- the rplE gene encoding 50S ribosomal protein L5, giving the protein MTPRLLTKYTEEVLPRLNDQFKYKNVMEMPRLVKVVINIGVNEAKLDQKYMDASINELTIISGQKPMMKRAKKSIAGFKVREGMPVACAVTLRSDRMWEFVDRLFSVALPRIKDFQGISPRGFDGRGNFNLGLREQLLFPEIDYDKVIRQRGMNITFVTTAKTDEEAQALLKELGMPFAR; this is encoded by the coding sequence ATGACTCCGCGTCTTTTAACGAAATACACAGAAGAAGTCCTTCCCCGTTTGAACGATCAGTTCAAATATAAGAACGTCATGGAAATGCCCCGTCTCGTCAAAGTTGTCATCAACATTGGCGTAAACGAAGCAAAGCTTGACCAGAAATATATGGACGCCTCCATCAACGAGCTGACCATAATTTCAGGACAGAAGCCCATGATGAAGCGCGCAAAGAAATCCATAGCCGGATTTAAGGTTCGCGAAGGAATGCCGGTTGCATGTGCGGTAACCCTGAGAAGCGACAGAATGTGGGAATTTGTGGATCGCCTTTTCAGCGTAGCGCTTCCCCGTATCAAGGACTTCCAGGGGATCTCGCCCAGAGGATTTGACGGCCGCGGTAACTTCAACCTCGGTCTGAGAGAGCAGCTCCTCTTCCCTGAGATCGACTACGATAAGGTCATCCGTCAGCGCGGCATGAACATCACATTTGTTACTACCGCGAAGACCGATGAGGAAGCCCAGGCCCTTTTAAAAGAGCTGGGCATGCCCTTCGCCCGTTAG
- a CDS encoding type Z 30S ribosomal protein S14, producing the protein MARKSMVNKAATEPKFKVRKYNRCPLCGRPHGYMRKFDMCRCCFRKLAREGKIPGVVKASW; encoded by the coding sequence ATGGCCCGTAAAAGTATGGTGAACAAGGCGGCAACAGAGCCTAAGTTCAAAGTGAGAAAGTACAATCGTTGCCCTCTCTGTGGGCGTCCCCACGGATATATGCGCAAATTTGATATGTGCCGCTGCTGCTTCCGCAAGCTTGCGCGCGAGGGAAAAATCCCTGGCGTAGTCAAGGCTAGCTGGTAA
- the rpsH gene encoding 30S ribosomal protein S8 produces MHITDPVADMLTRIRNANVVYHEMVDMPLSKLRLELARILKEEGYIRNYKTITDAKQPMPILRLTMNYGPQKERVIQGLRRISKPGRRIYVAKDELPKVMGGLGIAIISTSAGLMTDAAARKSGLGGEVVCYVW; encoded by the coding sequence ATGCATATTACAGATCCTGTCGCGGATATGCTCACACGCATCAGAAATGCGAACGTGGTCTATCATGAGATGGTAGATATGCCTCTTTCCAAGCTGCGCCTCGAACTTGCGCGCATCTTGAAAGAGGAAGGTTATATCCGCAACTACAAGACAATTACAGACGCGAAACAGCCCATGCCGATCCTTAGGCTGACCATGAACTATGGTCCGCAGAAGGAAAGAGTCATCCAGGGCCTTCGCAGGATAAGCAAGCCGGGGCGTCGTATCTACGTCGCCAAAGATGAACTCCCGAAGGTCATGGGAGGACTTGGCATTGCGATAATCTCCACATCAGCAGGACTTATGACTGACGCCGCAGCCCGTAAAAGCGGACTTGGCGGAGAAGTCGTCTGCTATGTGTGGTAA
- the rplF gene encoding 50S ribosomal protein L6, whose protein sequence is MSRIGRKVIALPKGVEVKIDGQHVTVNGPKGSLEMDVMPKIAVVIEDGLLQVTRENDDKQVRAAHGMTRALINNMVNGVSEGFQKTLEIIGVGYRAQMQGKNLVLSLGFSHPVEVVPPAGIEFACDSPIKIAVRGIDRQLVGQVAANVRGYRPPEPYKGKGIRYTGEYVIRKAGKAGAKK, encoded by the coding sequence ATGTCTAGAATAGGACGTAAAGTTATAGCGCTTCCGAAGGGCGTCGAAGTTAAGATAGACGGCCAGCATGTGACGGTCAACGGGCCCAAGGGCTCGCTTGAGATGGATGTGATGCCCAAGATCGCAGTCGTGATCGAAGATGGACTCCTCCAGGTCACACGCGAAAATGACGACAAGCAGGTCCGCGCAGCTCACGGAATGACCCGCGCACTTATCAACAACATGGTGAACGGCGTATCCGAGGGTTTCCAGAAGACGCTTGAGATCATAGGCGTAGGCTATCGCGCTCAGATGCAGGGCAAGAACCTCGTTCTCAGCCTTGGCTTCTCACACCCGGTCGAGGTCGTGCCTCCGGCAGGAATCGAATTCGCGTGTGACAGCCCCATCAAAATTGCAGTTCGCGGCATTGACAGACAGCTCGTCGGCCAGGTCGCGGCAAACGTTCGCGGGTATCGCCCGCCTGAACCCTATAAGGGCAAGGGCATCAGATACACCGGCGAATATGTTATCCGCAAGGCCGGTAAGGCCGGCGCCAAGAAGTAA
- the rplR gene encoding 50S ribosomal protein L18, with protein MINNRSRNEMRELRHRRLRKQLSGTGARPRLAVFGSLKHIVAQVIDDEKACTLVSASTTQDKFEEVKGTGNIEAAKAVGKLIAERALAHGITEVVFDRGGHVYHGRVKALADAAREAGLKF; from the coding sequence TTGATTAATAATCGCAGTCGTAATGAAATGCGGGAGCTTCGCCATCGTCGCCTCAGGAAACAGCTTTCAGGCACCGGTGCGCGTCCCCGTCTTGCAGTCTTCGGCAGCCTGAAGCACATCGTAGCTCAGGTGATAGATGACGAGAAGGCCTGTACATTGGTATCGGCCTCTACAACACAGGACAAGTTTGAAGAAGTTAAGGGCACTGGCAACATTGAAGCTGCAAAGGCTGTAGGCAAGCTCATTGCAGAGCGCGCCCTTGCGCACGGAATCACGGAAGTAGTCTTCGACAGAGGCGGCCATGTTTATCACGGCAGAGTCAAAGCCCTGGCAGACGCAGCCCGTGAAGCCGGACTGAAGTTCTAA
- the rpsE gene encoding 30S ribosomal protein S5, which produces MAKETQNQKTYSSRGLELSERIVSINRVSKVVKGGKRFRFSVLVIVGDGVSQVGLGMGKAKEISVAMKKGIEHAKKNLIDLKKTGHTLPHPIIGKFGAAEVLLRPAAPGTGVLAGSSVRPIMELGGVKDIIAKVTGRTSNPINIAYATMDAVKRLRTPDEIYRLRGKDRSKEA; this is translated from the coding sequence GTGGCGAAAGAGACACAGAATCAGAAAACCTACAGCAGCAGAGGCCTTGAGCTTTCTGAACGCATAGTTTCCATCAACCGCGTCAGCAAAGTCGTAAAAGGCGGTAAGCGCTTCCGCTTCAGCGTACTGGTCATCGTCGGCGACGGCGTGAGCCAGGTCGGTCTCGGAATGGGCAAAGCGAAAGAAATTTCGGTTGCCATGAAGAAGGGCATCGAGCACGCGAAGAAGAACCTTATCGACCTCAAGAAGACGGGACATACGCTTCCGCATCCCATCATCGGCAAGTTCGGAGCGGCAGAAGTGCTCCTCCGTCCCGCCGCCCCTGGAACCGGTGTTCTCGCCGGCTCCTCCGTGCGCCCGATCATGGAACTCGGCGGAGTGAAGGACATCATCGCGAAGGTAACAGGAAGAACTTCCAACCCCATCAACATTGCGTACGCAACGATGGACGCTGTGAAGCGCCTCCGCACCCCCGATGAGATCTACCGTCTGCGCGGCAAAGACCGCAGCAAAGAAGCCTAG
- the rpmD gene encoding 50S ribosomal protein L30: protein MAKLRITWKKSTIGRPPQQERVIKALGLHRLNETVYHQDTPQVRGMINKIGHLLEWSVEE, encoded by the coding sequence ATGGCGAAACTTCGTATAACATGGAAGAAGAGCACAATAGGACGTCCTCCGCAGCAGGAGAGAGTCATAAAGGCTCTTGGCCTTCACAGGCTCAACGAAACAGTTTATCACCAGGACACTCCGCAGGTACGCGGCATGATCAACAAGATCGGCCACCTGCTGGAATGGTCTGTTGAGGAATAA
- the rplO gene encoding 50S ribosomal protein L15 encodes MKLHELSPVPGSRKTKKRLGQGLGSGQGKTAGKGHKGQKARKSPDIKANFEGGQMPLARRIPKRGFSNFRFAVKYSIVNIADLEERFEAGTEVTAKELYELRLISDAGKPVKVLGVGELSKSLNVKANAYSSSAAKKIEAAGGKAEVI; translated from the coding sequence ATGAAACTTCATGAACTGTCCCCCGTACCGGGATCACGCAAGACAAAAAAACGCCTCGGGCAGGGGCTTGGCAGCGGCCAGGGAAAGACTGCAGGCAAAGGGCACAAGGGTCAGAAGGCCCGTAAGAGCCCCGACATCAAAGCCAACTTTGAAGGCGGCCAGATGCCGCTTGCACGCCGCATCCCGAAACGTGGATTCAGCAACTTCCGTTTTGCCGTCAAATATTCGATAGTGAATATCGCGGACCTGGAAGAGAGATTTGAAGCGGGTACAGAGGTCACAGCAAAAGAACTCTACGAACTCCGTCTCATCTCCGACGCTGGAAAACCCGTCAAGGTGCTTGGCGTAGGCGAACTCTCAAAGAGCCTCAACGTTAAGGCGAATGCCTATAGTTCATCGGCCGCAAAGAAAATCGAAGCGGCCGGCGGCAAGGCAGAGGTAATATAA